In a genomic window of Microterricola viridarii:
- a CDS encoding ABC transporter substrate-binding protein, producing the protein MSGATMPSRLARTLSILAASATMLALSACAAGAPASDAPASDYVTEGSFTVATGEPAYFPWVLDDAPETGQGFEAAVAYAVAEELGFAAEDVVWVRSTFDQAIAPGPKDFDINLQQFSVTPERAQAVDFSSPYYATTQAVITVPGSPAEGASSIAELKGLLIGAQTGTTSFQAVESAIAPDKGAQAFNTNDDAKLALQNGVVDAIVVDLPTAFYLTGVELEGGSIIGQLPEAAGTGDEFGLVLAKGSPLTAKVTAAVDALRENGTLDALADEWLAAGASAPVLK; encoded by the coding sequence ATGTCTGGAGCCACTATGCCGTCACGCCTCGCCCGCACCCTGTCGATCCTTGCCGCCTCGGCGACGATGCTCGCGCTCAGCGCGTGCGCGGCCGGCGCCCCGGCATCCGACGCCCCGGCTTCCGACTACGTGACGGAGGGCAGCTTCACGGTGGCCACCGGCGAGCCGGCCTACTTCCCCTGGGTGCTCGACGACGCCCCGGAGACGGGCCAGGGCTTCGAGGCCGCCGTCGCCTACGCCGTCGCCGAGGAGCTCGGCTTCGCCGCGGAGGACGTCGTCTGGGTGCGCAGCACCTTCGACCAGGCGATCGCGCCCGGGCCGAAGGACTTCGACATCAACCTGCAGCAGTTCTCCGTCACCCCGGAGCGCGCGCAGGCGGTCGACTTCTCCAGCCCGTACTACGCGACCACGCAGGCCGTCATCACCGTTCCCGGCTCCCCCGCGGAGGGCGCGAGCTCCATCGCCGAGCTCAAGGGCCTCCTGATCGGCGCACAGACCGGCACCACCAGCTTCCAGGCCGTCGAGAGCGCGATCGCGCCCGACAAGGGCGCGCAGGCCTTCAACACCAACGACGACGCGAAGCTCGCCCTGCAGAACGGCGTCGTCGACGCCATCGTCGTCGACCTGCCCACCGCGTTCTACCTGACCGGCGTCGAGCTCGAGGGCGGTTCGATCATCGGCCAGCTGCCAGAGGCCGCGGGAACCGGCGACGAGTTCGGCCTGGTGCTGGCCAAGGGCAGCCCGCTGACCGCGAAGGTCACGGCGGCCGTCGACGCGCTGCGCGAGAACGGCACCCTCGACGCCCTGGCGGACGAGTGGCTGGCCGCCGGCGCCTCCGCACCCGTGCTGAAGTAG
- a CDS encoding glycosyltransferase 87 family protein, which yields MPEPSAPLAGDALPAPRARPSRRLPRHPLALWAAFALVHTVLVLLCLHAPGWPLGDVEGVYKVWVGEAAGGGSQVGIDLPWVYPILAYPPMALANLLGLELYAQTWLGLVVALNAAAFAVLTGGLRARRARPLWRLTAAWWWLAFLLLLGPIALARIDAVTVPLAIVGLLLATGRPALGAALLTVGAWVKVWPAALVTALFVAGRSRARVVQSALCVSAVVVLVSVILGGGAHVLGFVDEQTGRGLQIEAPIGTPWLWLTALGAAGTGIYYDFDILTYQLLGDGTALAGTLATPLMALAAASVVLLGVLRQRAGAHLVQLLPPLALALVLVLIVFNKVGSPQFMTWLAAPVIVGLVYRGRQWLTPALLAFALAGLTQLIYPYLYGALLAAEPWMVLVITLRNLLEVVLLGWAVRAVHRAGRAPASAPDPRAAGRRALNP from the coding sequence ATGCCAGAGCCGTCCGCGCCGCTCGCCGGGGACGCGCTCCCCGCGCCGCGGGCTCGGCCCTCCCGGCGGCTGCCGCGGCATCCGCTGGCCCTCTGGGCGGCCTTCGCGCTCGTGCACACGGTGCTCGTGCTGCTCTGCCTGCACGCGCCAGGCTGGCCGCTCGGCGATGTGGAGGGTGTCTACAAGGTCTGGGTGGGGGAGGCCGCCGGCGGGGGCAGCCAGGTGGGCATCGACCTGCCCTGGGTGTACCCGATCCTCGCCTACCCGCCGATGGCGCTGGCGAACCTGCTCGGCCTCGAGCTGTACGCGCAGACCTGGCTGGGGCTCGTCGTCGCCCTGAACGCGGCCGCGTTCGCCGTGCTCACCGGCGGGCTGCGCGCCCGCCGCGCGCGGCCGCTCTGGCGGCTCACCGCCGCCTGGTGGTGGCTGGCTTTCCTGCTCCTGCTCGGTCCGATCGCGCTCGCGCGCATCGACGCCGTCACCGTTCCGCTGGCCATCGTCGGGCTGCTGCTGGCGACCGGCCGCCCGGCACTGGGGGCCGCGCTGCTCACCGTGGGGGCGTGGGTGAAGGTGTGGCCGGCCGCCCTCGTCACAGCCCTGTTCGTCGCCGGGCGCTCGCGCGCCCGGGTGGTGCAGAGTGCCCTCTGCGTCAGCGCGGTCGTCGTCCTGGTCAGCGTGATCCTCGGCGGCGGGGCGCATGTCCTCGGCTTCGTCGACGAGCAGACCGGGCGCGGGCTGCAGATCGAGGCGCCGATCGGCACCCCCTGGCTGTGGCTCACCGCCCTCGGTGCTGCGGGCACCGGCATCTACTACGACTTCGACATCCTCACCTACCAGCTGCTCGGCGACGGCACCGCGCTGGCCGGCACACTGGCGACCCCGCTGATGGCGCTCGCCGCGGCATCCGTCGTGCTGCTCGGCGTGCTGCGGCAGCGCGCGGGCGCGCACCTCGTGCAGCTGCTGCCGCCGCTCGCCCTGGCCCTCGTACTGGTTCTCATCGTGTTCAACAAGGTGGGCTCGCCGCAGTTCATGACCTGGCTGGCGGCGCCCGTCATCGTGGGGCTGGTCTACCGGGGGAGGCAGTGGCTCACGCCGGCCCTGCTCGCGTTCGCACTCGCCGGGCTCACCCAGCTGATCTACCCTTATCTGTACGGCGCACTGCTGGCCGCCGAGCCGTGGATGGTGCTCGTCATCACGCTGCGCAACCTGCTCGAGGTGGTGCTGCTCGGCTGGGCGGTGCGCGCCGTCCACCGTGCCGGGCGCGCTCCGGCATCCGCCCCCGACCCCCGCGCAGCCGGCCGCCGCGCACTCAACCCCTAA
- a CDS encoding thiamine-binding protein → MLVAFSVAPSGTGQADGSVHDAVAAAVRIVRESGLPNHTGSMFTEIEGEWDEVFAVVKAATDAVAAYGSRVSLVLKADIRPGYSGEIEGKVQRLEAALERGATAE, encoded by the coding sequence ATGCTCGTCGCATTCTCCGTCGCCCCCAGCGGAACCGGCCAGGCCGACGGCTCGGTGCACGACGCCGTCGCCGCCGCCGTGCGCATCGTCCGCGAGTCCGGGCTGCCGAACCACACCGGCTCCATGTTCACCGAGATCGAGGGGGAGTGGGACGAGGTGTTCGCCGTCGTCAAGGCGGCAACGGATGCCGTCGCCGCCTACGGCTCGCGGGTGTCGCTCGTGCTGAAGGCCGACATCCGCCCCGGCTACAGCGGCGAGATCGAGGGCAAGGTGCAGCGTCTCGAGGCAGCGCTCGAGCGCGGGGCAACGGCCGAGTAG
- a CDS encoding MFS transporter, with product MTEQTPALSPARVRFALLALALGGFGIGATEFVAMGLLPNLAADLLPGLAAADPAAANAQAGWLISAYALGVVVGAPTIAAAAARWPRKQLLLVLLTAFTLGTVASALLPSFELVLVARFVAALPHGAYFGIASLVAASLMGPGKRARGVALVLSGLTVSNVIGVPAITWLGQVQGWRVAYIAVAAIFALTFLAVLVSVPLQPGDRTATIRNELKAFGRAQVWFALGIGAIGFGGLFAVYSYVAPLVTEVTGLGEAAVPVVLVVIGLGMTAGNFLGGWAADKSVRRSMFGFFGVMLVALVGLALTAENVVGLLVFIFLVGAAAAALSPTIQTRLMDVARDSQSIAAALNHSALNIGNALGALLGGMAIAAGFGYVAPVWIGLGLSVLGLLIALVSFSWDGKRRGRGEVLGYGTDLVQVVSAR from the coding sequence GTGACCGAACAGACCCCCGCCCTCTCGCCCGCGCGAGTCCGCTTCGCCCTGCTCGCCCTCGCCCTGGGCGGGTTCGGAATCGGGGCGACGGAGTTCGTCGCGATGGGCCTGCTCCCCAACCTCGCCGCCGACCTGCTGCCCGGCCTCGCCGCCGCCGACCCGGCCGCGGCCAACGCGCAGGCGGGCTGGCTGATCAGCGCCTACGCGCTCGGCGTCGTCGTCGGTGCGCCCACGATCGCGGCCGCCGCCGCCCGCTGGCCGCGCAAACAGCTGCTGCTGGTGCTGCTGACCGCGTTCACGCTGGGCACCGTGGCATCCGCCCTGCTGCCGAGCTTCGAGCTCGTGCTCGTCGCGCGCTTCGTCGCTGCGCTGCCGCACGGGGCGTACTTCGGCATCGCCTCCCTCGTCGCGGCCAGCCTGATGGGCCCGGGCAAACGCGCCCGCGGCGTGGCGCTCGTGCTCTCCGGCCTCACCGTCTCCAACGTGATCGGCGTGCCGGCCATCACCTGGCTCGGCCAGGTGCAGGGCTGGCGGGTCGCCTACATCGCCGTCGCGGCGATCTTCGCGCTCACCTTCCTTGCCGTGCTGGTGTCGGTGCCGCTGCAGCCGGGTGACCGCACAGCGACGATCCGCAACGAGCTCAAGGCGTTCGGCCGGGCGCAGGTCTGGTTCGCGCTCGGCATCGGCGCGATCGGCTTCGGCGGCCTGTTCGCCGTCTACAGCTACGTGGCGCCGCTCGTCACCGAGGTGACCGGGCTCGGCGAGGCGGCCGTCCCTGTCGTGCTCGTCGTGATCGGCCTCGGCATGACCGCGGGCAACTTCCTCGGCGGCTGGGCGGCAGACAAGAGCGTGCGGCGCAGCATGTTCGGCTTCTTCGGGGTGATGCTGGTGGCGCTCGTCGGCCTGGCCCTGACGGCCGAGAACGTCGTCGGCCTGCTGGTCTTCATCTTCCTGGTGGGTGCGGCCGCGGCCGCACTCTCGCCGACCATCCAGACCCGCCTGATGGACGTCGCCCGCGACAGCCAGTCGATCGCGGCCGCGCTCAACCACTCGGCGCTGAACATCGGCAACGCGCTCGGCGCCCTGCTCGGCGGCATGGCGATCGCGGCCGGCTTCGGCTACGTCGCGCCGGTCTGGATCGGGCTCGGGCTCAGCGTGCTCGGCCTGCTGATCGCGCTGGTCAGCTTCAGCTGGGACGGCAAGCGGCGCGGCCGCGGCGAGGTGCTCGGCTACGGCACCGACCTGGTGCAGGTTGTCAGCGCCCGCTGA
- a CDS encoding response regulator transcription factor encodes MRLAVVDDHKMLLGALTEWIRGAATDIDLVIAATTWPELLSHPQFPVDVVLLDLDLKDNIPISLKISTLKTTGVKTVLMSTYSEPTVVREALAAGALGYLVKTEEADMIVEAIRAAHKGESYISEELDLALTAGGRGDTPRLSAQERRVMALYGAGEPVKAVAFQLGISEETAKSYLKRIREKYRVAGFDVGTKVALRKRAIQDGILLQTD; translated from the coding sequence ATTCGCTTGGCCGTCGTCGACGACCACAAGATGCTGCTTGGCGCCCTGACCGAGTGGATCAGGGGTGCGGCGACCGACATCGATCTCGTCATCGCCGCGACGACCTGGCCGGAGCTGCTCTCGCACCCGCAGTTCCCCGTCGACGTCGTGCTGCTCGACCTGGACCTCAAGGACAACATCCCGATCTCCCTGAAGATCTCCACCCTCAAGACCACGGGTGTGAAGACGGTGCTGATGAGCACCTACTCCGAGCCCACCGTCGTGCGCGAGGCCCTCGCCGCCGGCGCCCTCGGCTACCTGGTGAAGACCGAGGAAGCCGACATGATCGTCGAGGCGATCCGCGCCGCCCACAAGGGCGAGTCCTACATCTCCGAGGAGCTCGACCTGGCCCTGACCGCTGGGGGCCGCGGCGACACGCCTCGATTGAGCGCGCAGGAGCGCCGCGTCATGGCCCTCTACGGAGCGGGCGAGCCCGTGAAGGCCGTCGCCTTCCAGCTCGGCATCTCCGAGGAGACGGCGAAGTCGTACCTCAAGCGCATCCGCGAGAAGTACCGGGTGGCCGGTTTCGACGTGGGCACCAAGGTTGCCCTCCGCAAGCGCGCCATCCAGGACGGAATCCTGCTGCAGACCGACTAG